The genomic region TTCTCAGCTACTTTCTATCTTATTATTCAAATTATAATTTCCTAATATATAAAAAAATAGAGCAGGAAAATTTTCCTGCTCTTTTATATTCTCTATCCTCTTTTTAAAATTACACAGCTTCTAGCCTTAACTCTATATCCAGTATCTGTTATCTCATCAGGTGCCTCAAGGAAATTTTCCTTATCAGGTTTAGAGGTATCAACTACCAGTCTCCAGTTTTTACCATACATCTGAGGAAGTTCAAAATACAGATCTTTATAGTATGAATTAAGTGCTATATAAAAAGTGGTATTGCTATCTTTATCTAAAAGTTCAAAAGCTATACTCAATGAGTGATATGAAAGGTCTGGTTTATTCACCTGTATTCCATGAAGAATAATATCTCCATTTCTTGTATCATCACACTCAAGATACCTTGAATTTTGAAATACAGTGTATTTCTTTCTAAGCTTAATCATATTTTGTACAAATTCAAATATATCTCTATTCTTATCTAAAAAACTCCAGTCTACCCATGTTAATGCATTATCCTGACAGTAAGCATTATTATTTCCATATTGAGTTCTTCCCATCTCATCTCCCATCAAAATCATAGGAACACCTTGAGATATGAAAAGAATAAGCATAAAGTTTTTTATCTGTCTTCTTCTTATTTCTAAAATTTGAGGATCATCAGTATCTCCCTCTTCTCCCCAGTTATATGAGTTATTATTAGATTCTCCATCTCTATTATCTTCACCATTATCAAGGTTGTGCTTAGTGTTATAACTTACAAGGTCATGCAGAGTAAATCCATCATGACAAGTTATAAAGTTAATACTTGTATATGGATTTGATAACTTACGTCCAAACATATCTGAACTTCCAAATATTCTCTTTAAAAGTTCTGAAATCTGTCCAAAATCTCCCTTTATAAATTTTCTAACTACATCTCTATATTTACCGTTCCATTCACTCCACCCCTGTGGCATATCTCCAACATAATATCCACCAAGGTCCCAGCTTTCTGATATAAGTTTGCAATGAGAAAGTATAGGATCTTCAGCTATATCATCTAAAACTGAATACTCTCCCCATTGACCATTTTCATTTCTTCCTAAAATAGGGGCCAGATCAAATCTGAATCCATCTACACCAATTTCCAGATACCAGTAACGTAGAGATTCCAGTATCATATCCTTACTTACTTTTCTATTGCAGTTAAAGGTATTTCCACATCCTGAGTAGTTGCTGTAATTACCCGTTACATTATCTAAGATATAAAAATCCTTTTTAGACATTATTTTAAAGTTGTAATCCTTACCTCCATTACCACCCTCTGCTGTGTGGTTGTATACAACGTCCAATATAACTTCCATTCCATGATTGTGAAGCTCTTTTACAAGTCTTTTAAACTCCTCTATCTCACTATATGAATCTGTAGTTTTTTCACTTGCATATTTTTTTGTAAGTGCAAAAAAGTTTATAGGATTATATCCCCACACATTCTTTAAAAGCTCACTTT from Fusobacterium sp. DD2 harbors:
- a CDS encoding alpha-amylase family glycosyl hydrolase translates to MSNSGYGFPKLGTVVTDNGVNFAMFCKNCKKIALKIYKSGLDSSPVFRTELNEEFNKTGDIWHIFLEECSEGTIYLWEIDGYDILDPYAAAFTESDSCEKKKNIVIKRDETKYESHLNLPWEELIVYEAHIGMFTKHYNSDVEHPGTYTGFMEKIPYLKSLGITAVEFLPIYEWDDFTGSYNHKSELLKNVWGYNPINFFALTKKYASEKTTDSYSEIEEFKRLVKELHNHGMEVILDVVYNHTAEGGNGGKDYNFKIMSKKDFYILDNVTGNYSNYSGCGNTFNCNRKVSKDMILESLRYWYLEIGVDGFRFDLAPILGRNENGQWGEYSVLDDIAEDPILSHCKLISESWDLGGYYVGDMPQGWSEWNGKYRDVVRKFIKGDFGQISELLKRIFGSSDMFGRKLSNPYTSINFITCHDGFTLHDLVSYNTKHNLDNGEDNRDGESNNNSYNWGEEGDTDDPQILEIRRRQIKNFMLILFISQGVPMILMGDEMGRTQYGNNNAYCQDNALTWVDWSFLDKNRDIFEFVQNMIKLRKKYTVFQNSRYLECDDTRNGDIILHGIQVNKPDLSYHSLSIAFELLDKDSNTTFYIALNSYYKDLYFELPQMYGKNWRLVVDTSKPDKENFLEAPDEITDTGYRVKARSCVILKRG